From a single Spirochaetota bacterium genomic region:
- a CDS encoding FAD-dependent oxidoreductase, producing the protein MKTFVIVGGVAGGATAAARLRRLDETINIIIIERENYISYANCGLPYYIGETIKEWDNLFVQNKESFGKRFNIDVKINHEAMFIDRENKIIKVKDLKNNKIFDLRYDKLLLSPGAEPLKPNIPGIENKNIFTLRNPLDTLSIKNFIKSKNVKKALIVGAGFIGLEVAENLYNLGIKVSIVELSPQVMPAIDFDVAIELHQHLKSKGVEFYLNDQVIGFESKESIIGAKLLSGRKIYSDMVVLSIGVKPENKLAKDASLALGKKGGILVNEFLQTSDPDIYAVGDVIEGYNYLLEKNTVIPLAGPANKQARIAAENMLYGNNRKYKGSIGVSIAKVFDLTVATAGLTEKICKTENISYEKVLIHSSSHAGYYPGALPLTLKLIFKKENGKILGAQLVGYDGVDKRIDVISAMIQKEGTIFDLVEFEHAYAPPYSSAKDPINIAGYIAENIFNNNLKMIYIEDFIKLDRKEIFLIDVRTKEEFDIGTIEGAINIPVDDLRNCLNQVPKDKKIILFCGVGLRGYIAYRILIKHGYSEVFNLMGGYKTYQYFIQKQSNEDIFENDFIGIDDNIYQLDKSKFLKDLKNYPIYDEKNESFNINKDEFNVIAEIDACGLNCPGPILKLKKEFSKIENNGVVLIKATDPGFKKDIFAWAKLSGNTILDIKENKGVIYAKIMKGNYKSIKKDKESNIDYSNVDNSNDFKKIENKNKVIEENIVIKNDSATIIVFSNDMDKVLASFVLALGAISAGKKVTMFFTFWGLTVIRKKNKIKTKKDFMSKMFAKKLPSNLNKLKLSKMNLFGLGPLFMKIRMKQKNVDFIDNMMKEALENGVNIVACQMSMDVMGISKEELLDDVEIGGVATYMEKASESNINLFI; encoded by the coding sequence ATGAAAACATTTGTTATTGTTGGAGGTGTAGCTGGTGGAGCTACGGCTGCTGCGAGATTAAGAAGACTTGATGAGACTATAAATATTATAATAATAGAAAGAGAAAATTATATATCTTATGCTAATTGTGGACTTCCTTACTATATAGGGGAAACTATAAAAGAATGGGATAATTTGTTTGTACAAAATAAAGAGTCATTTGGAAAAAGGTTTAATATTGATGTTAAAATTAATCATGAAGCAATGTTTATTGATAGGGAAAATAAAATTATTAAAGTAAAAGATTTAAAAAATAATAAGATATTTGATTTGAGATATGATAAACTTTTACTTTCGCCTGGTGCAGAACCATTAAAACCAAATATTCCTGGTATTGAAAATAAAAATATTTTTACTTTAAGAAATCCTTTAGATACATTATCAATAAAAAACTTTATTAAAAGTAAAAATGTTAAAAAGGCTCTGATTGTTGGAGCTGGTTTTATAGGTTTAGAAGTTGCAGAAAATTTGTACAATTTAGGCATTAAAGTATCAATTGTAGAACTTTCTCCACAAGTAATGCCAGCAATAGATTTTGATGTAGCAATAGAATTACATCAACATTTAAAAAGTAAAGGAGTAGAATTTTATTTAAATGATCAAGTGATTGGTTTTGAATCTAAAGAATCAATTATAGGAGCTAAATTATTAAGTGGTAGAAAAATATATTCCGATATGGTAGTTTTATCAATAGGTGTTAAACCAGAAAATAAACTTGCAAAAGATGCATCTTTAGCTTTAGGAAAAAAAGGAGGAATTCTTGTTAATGAATTTTTACAAACATCGGATCCTGACATTTATGCTGTTGGGGATGTTATTGAAGGTTACAATTATTTGCTAGAAAAGAATACAGTTATACCATTAGCTGGGCCTGCAAATAAACAAGCAAGAATAGCTGCAGAAAATATGCTTTATGGCAATAATAGAAAATATAAAGGTTCAATAGGAGTTTCTATAGCAAAAGTATTTGATTTAACAGTTGCTACTGCAGGATTGACAGAAAAAATATGTAAAACAGAAAATATATCTTATGAAAAAGTCTTAATTCATTCTTCTTCTCATGCAGGCTATTATCCAGGAGCTTTACCTTTAACACTAAAATTAATATTTAAGAAAGAAAATGGAAAAATATTAGGTGCCCAGCTTGTTGGTTACGATGGAGTTGATAAAAGAATAGATGTAATTTCTGCGATGATTCAAAAAGAAGGAACTATATTTGATCTTGTTGAATTTGAACATGCTTATGCACCTCCTTATTCTTCAGCAAAAGATCCGATAAATATTGCTGGTTATATTGCTGAAAATATTTTTAATAATAATTTAAAAATGATATATATAGAAGATTTTATAAAGCTTGATAGGAAAGAAATTTTTTTAATTGATGTTAGAACAAAAGAAGAATTTGACATAGGAACTATCGAGGGGGCTATTAATATTCCTGTGGATGATTTAAGAAATTGTTTAAATCAAGTTCCCAAGGACAAAAAAATTATACTTTTTTGTGGGGTTGGATTAAGAGGTTATATTGCATACAGGATACTAATCAAGCATGGTTATAGTGAGGTTTTTAATCTTATGGGTGGTTATAAAACTTATCAATATTTTATTCAAAAACAATCAAATGAAGATATCTTTGAAAATGATTTTATAGGTATTGATGATAATATATATCAATTGGATAAAAGTAAATTTTTAAAAGATTTAAAAAATTATCCTATTTATGATGAAAAAAATGAAAGTTTTAATATAAATAAAGATGAATTTAATGTTATTGCTGAGATTGATGCTTGTGGGTTAAATTGTCCTGGACCCATTCTAAAATTAAAAAAGGAATTTAGTAAAATTGAGAATAATGGAGTTGTTTTAATAAAAGCTACCGATCCAGGTTTTAAAAAAGATATTTTTGCTTGGGCAAAACTTTCTGGAAATACTATTTTAGATATTAAGGAAAATAAAGGTGTAATTTATGCAAAAATAATGAAAGGTAATTATAAATCTATTAAAAAAGATAAAGAGAGCAATATAGATTATTCAAATGTTGACAATTCTAATGATTTTAAAAAAATTGAAAATAAAAATAAAGTTATAGAAGAAAATATAGTTATTAAAAATGATTCTGCAACAATTATTGTATTTTCAAATGATATGGATAAAGTACTTGCTTCCTTTGTTTTAGCTTTAGGTGCTATTTCAGCAGGTAAAAAAGTTACAATGTTTTTTACTTTCTGGGGGCTTACAGTAATTAGGAAAAAAAATAAAATAAAAACTAAAAAAGATTTTATGTCAAAAATGTTTGCAAAAAAGCTTCCTTCTAATTTAAATAAGTTGAAGCTTTCTAAAATGAATTTATTTGGATTAGGTCCTTTGTTTATGAAAATAAGAATGAAGCAGAAAAATGTTGATTTTATAGATAATATGATGAAAGAAGCTTTGGAAAATGGAGTAAATATTGTTGCTTGCCAGATGTCAATGGATGTTATGGGAATTAGCAAAGAAGAGTTGCTAGATGATGTTGAAATAGGAGGTGTAGCAACTTATATGGAGAAAGCATCAGAAAGCAATATAAATTTATTTATTTAA
- a CDS encoding alkaline phosphatase codes for MKTIFLRNRKKFTFIFGLLFILSLFLLSSNSTPAVKNIIILIPDGFSVSNNTFVRLYLNGQNLSWDEYICGLVKTYSADAPIADSAPAGTAYATGFKSTTGYISVLPDVANMPGETPIKDNEKKAPIATILEAAKIIGKSTGLVATSNIQHATPAVFAAHYPDRGKYEILGEQMLYNNVDVMLGGGYKYFINRKDKENLIEEAFKLGYKIVKTKNELLNAKENKILGLFADDALAYDFDRNAEVEPSLAEMTKKAIEILSKNKNGFFLMVEGSKIDWANHANDPIGVISDVLAFNEAVKVAIEYAKKNKDTVVIVVSDHSTGGFSIGNKDTSGNYDKKTVEDFLNIIKNAKLTGEGLEKILNADMTEQQIREIIANNYGIKDLTQSEIETIIKYLKDKKEDPKKGGRFNYIIGPMISNRAFIGWTTNGHVGEDVFLAIYHPTNIRLTGVVQNKDIGNYMAKIFNVNLVNLTIEHFQDAEKVFTENKLNYSVDKTDSENPVAIVSDGKNTLKIPANKNYAIFNDKVITVKLINVWNSEKFYISKDLIRLFIKNYK; via the coding sequence ATGAAAACTATTTTTTTAAGAAACAGAAAAAAGTTTACCTTTATTTTTGGTCTTCTTTTTATTTTATCTCTCTTCTTGTTATCATCTAATTCTACCCCTGCTGTTAAAAATATTATTATTCTAATTCCAGATGGGTTTTCTGTTAGTAATAATACTTTTGTGAGACTTTATTTAAATGGTCAAAACCTATCATGGGATGAATATATTTGTGGACTTGTAAAAACATATTCAGCAGATGCACCAATTGCAGATTCTGCTCCAGCTGGCACTGCTTATGCTACAGGTTTTAAATCAACAACAGGTTATATCTCTGTCTTACCAGATGTTGCTAATATGCCAGGAGAAACACCTATAAAAGATAATGAAAAAAAGGCTCCAATTGCAACTATTCTCGAAGCAGCAAAAATAATTGGCAAATCAACAGGTCTTGTAGCTACTAGTAACATTCAACATGCAACTCCTGCTGTATTTGCAGCTCATTATCCAGATAGAGGGAAATATGAAATTTTAGGAGAGCAGATGCTCTATAACAATGTTGATGTTATGCTTGGAGGAGGATATAAATACTTCATAAATAGAAAGGATAAAGAAAACCTTATTGAAGAAGCTTTCAAATTAGGATACAAAATCGTTAAAACTAAAAATGAACTTTTAAATGCCAAAGAAAATAAAATATTGGGGCTTTTTGCAGATGACGCTTTAGCATATGATTTTGATAGAAATGCAGAAGTTGAACCATCTTTAGCAGAAATGACAAAAAAAGCAATTGAAATTTTATCAAAAAATAAAAATGGATTTTTCTTAATGGTAGAAGGTAGTAAAATTGACTGGGCAAATCATGCTAATGATCCAATTGGAGTTATTTCGGATGTTTTAGCTTTCAATGAAGCAGTAAAAGTTGCAATAGAATATGCAAAGAAAAACAAAGATACTGTAGTTATAGTTGTTTCTGATCATTCAACTGGTGGTTTTTCTATAGGTAACAAAGACACAAGCGGTAATTATGATAAGAAAACAGTTGAAGATTTTTTAAATATTATAAAAAATGCAAAATTAACAGGGGAAGGTCTTGAAAAAATTTTAAATGCAGATATGACAGAACAACAAATAAGAGAAATCATTGCTAATAATTATGGAATAAAAGATCTTACACAATCAGAAATAGAAACAATTATTAAATATTTAAAAGATAAAAAAGAAGACCCCAAAAAAGGTGGAAGATTTAACTATATAATTGGACCTATGATAAGTAATAGAGCTTTTATTGGTTGGACTACAAATGGTCATGTCGGTGAAGATGTATTTTTAGCAATTTATCATCCTACAAATATTAGACTTACTGGGGTAGTTCAAAACAAAGATATAGGGAACTATATGGCAAAAATATTCAATGTGAATCTTGTAAATTTAACAATTGAACATTTTCAAGATGCAGAAAAAGTTTTTACAGAGAATAAATTAAATTATTCAGTAGATAAAACTGATTCAGAAAATCCAGTTGCTATTGTTTCTGATGGAAAAAATACATTAAAAATACCAGCTAATAAAAATTATGCTATTTTCAATGATAAAGTTATAACTGTTAAACTTATAAATGTTTGGAACAGTGAAAAATTTTATATTTCCAAAGATTTAATAAGATTATTTATAAAAAATTATAAATAA
- a CDS encoding pyridoxal phosphate-dependent aminotransferase has protein sequence MNYSKRAHLMPPSPIRKLVPYADKAKEKGIKIYHLNIGQPDIETPKVIFDAIHNFKEKVLEYGPSQGFLSLRKAMVNYFSRYNINLTPDDICITTGGSEAILFALNVVCDINDEVIVFEPFYANYAGYAAMSEIKLVPVTLKAENGFHIDDFNKIKEKISPKTKAILIGSPNNPTGTVLTKEEILEIYEIAKEFDLYIISDEVYKEFIYIDKPHFSALELPDQNRVIVIDSISKRFSACGARIGALISKNKELMSYVLKFAMARLCPPTIEEVAAEAAYNLPSDYFEPIKKEYQRRRDICYNILKSNKNIILQQPEGAFYLIAKLPIKNCDLFARWLLSDFQINNKTTMVAPASGFYITEGKGVDEIRIAYVLKEEDLKEAMEILIKGLDQYTKLEDNLLKEII, from the coding sequence ATGAACTACTCAAAGAGAGCACATTTAATGCCCCCTTCTCCAATTAGAAAATTAGTTCCCTATGCAGATAAAGCTAAAGAGAAGGGGATTAAAATATATCATTTAAATATAGGACAACCAGATATAGAAACACCAAAGGTTATATTTGATGCTATTCATAATTTTAAAGAAAAAGTTTTAGAATATGGCCCATCACAAGGATTTTTAAGCTTAAGAAAAGCTATGGTTAATTATTTTTCAAGGTATAATATAAATCTAACCCCCGATGATATATGTATAACTACTGGTGGTTCTGAAGCAATACTTTTTGCACTAAATGTAGTTTGTGATATAAATGATGAGGTTATTGTTTTTGAACCATTTTATGCTAATTACGCAGGTTATGCTGCAATGTCTGAGATTAAATTAGTGCCTGTAACTTTAAAAGCTGAGAATGGTTTTCATATTGATGATTTTAATAAAATTAAAGAAAAAATTTCCCCTAAAACTAAAGCTATTTTAATTGGGTCTCCAAATAATCCCACAGGGACAGTATTAACAAAAGAGGAGATCTTAGAAATATATGAAATAGCTAAAGAGTTTGATTTATATATTATTTCTGATGAAGTATATAAAGAATTTATATATATTGATAAACCACATTTTTCTGCTTTAGAACTTCCTGATCAAAATAGAGTAATAGTAATAGATTCTATTTCAAAGAGATTTTCGGCATGTGGTGCAAGAATTGGGGCATTAATTTCAAAAAATAAAGAATTAATGTCGTATGTTTTAAAATTTGCAATGGCAAGACTTTGTCCACCAACAATTGAAGAAGTTGCTGCTGAAGCAGCTTATAATTTACCTTCAGATTATTTTGAACCTATAAAAAAGGAATATCAGAGAAGAAGAGATATCTGTTATAATATACTTAAGAGCAATAAAAATATAATTTTACAACAACCAGAAGGAGCTTTTTATTTAATAGCAAAACTTCCTATAAAGAATTGTGATCTTTTTGCAAGATGGTTGTTATCTGATTTTCAAATTAATAATAAAACAACAATGGTTGCTCCAGCTTCTGGATTTTATATTACTGAAGGTAAAGGGGTGGATGAAATTAGAATAGCTTATGTATTGAAAGAAGAAGATTTAAAAGAAGCTATGGAAATATTAATTAAAGGTCTTGATCAGTATACAAAATTAGAGGATAATTTATTAAAGGAAATAATCTAA
- a CDS encoding transporter substrate-binding domain-containing protein: MFLIILIFNLVLFSCSKNKDTLIVGMELSYPPFEMTDENGNPTGISVDLANEFGKYIKKKIKIQNIPFDGLIPSLQTGKIDLIISSMTITEERAKVVDFSIPYSKAYLAILANKNSNINSIEDLNKKGKVVAVKKGTTGHLYAQKYLTNATINVFDKESSAVIEVVQGKADGFIYDQLSIFRNWLNNKETTIPILKPFQKDFEYWGIVVKKGNKELLQKINDFLIWFKKENGFERLAEKYLKEEKEYFDALGLEFFFSPSSK; this comes from the coding sequence ATATTTTTAATAATTTTGATTTTCAATTTAGTTTTATTTTCTTGCTCAAAAAATAAAGATACATTAATTGTAGGAATGGAGTTATCTTATCCGCCATTTGAGATGACTGATGAAAATGGGAATCCTACTGGAATTTCTGTCGATCTTGCAAATGAATTTGGAAAATATATAAAGAAAAAAATAAAAATTCAAAATATACCTTTTGATGGTTTAATTCCTTCTTTACAAACAGGTAAAATTGATCTTATTATTTCTTCTATGACAATAACAGAAGAAAGAGCTAAAGTTGTTGATTTCTCGATCCCATATTCAAAAGCTTATCTTGCTATTCTTGCTAATAAAAATTCAAATATAAATTCAATTGAAGATTTAAATAAAAAAGGGAAAGTAGTTGCAGTAAAAAAAGGAACTACTGGACATCTCTATGCTCAAAAATATTTAACAAATGCTACAATAAATGTATTTGATAAAGAAAGTTCTGCTGTTATTGAAGTTGTTCAGGGTAAAGCAGATGGTTTTATATATGATCAATTGAGTATTTTTAGAAACTGGTTAAATAATAAAGAAACAACTATACCAATCTTGAAGCCTTTCCAAAAAGATTTTGAATATTGGGGGATAGTAGTAAAAAAGGGTAATAAAGAGCTTCTTCAAAAAATTAATGATTTTTTAATATGGTTTAAAAAAGAGAATGGGTTTGAAAGACTTGCTGAAAAATATTTAAAAGAAGAAAAGGAATATTTTGATGCCCTTGGTTTGGAGTTCTTTTTTTCACCTTCAAGTAAATGA
- a CDS encoding ABC transporter permease subunit (The N-terminal region of this protein, as described by TIGR01726, is a three transmembrane segment that identifies a subfamily of ABC transporter permease subunits, which specificities that include histidine, arginine, glutamine, glutamate, L-cystine (sic), the opines (in Agrobacterium) octopine and nopaline, etc.), whose protein sequence is MLNKVKIINFLKIIFLDNIEIKDKKLNFIKKVFNIAIIFLIIFFIFNYSFSNLKFSFNWENIYKYRNKFIIGFANTIIISFSSLILSILIGFFSAIAQISNITMIKYISKGYVTIIRGTPLLVQILVFFYIIADAFGIQNRYVAGVIILSMFSGAYITEIIRGGIISISNSQKETMKALGFTEYQKYRYIIIPQIFKIILPALIGQLASLIKDSSLLSIISISEFTLNAQEINAFTFSTFEAYIPLAIGYFILTYIINIFGKFIEKKYSFEH, encoded by the coding sequence ATGTTAAATAAAGTTAAAATAATAAATTTTTTAAAAATAATTTTCTTAGATAATATCGAAATTAAAGATAAGAAGTTAAATTTTATAAAAAAAGTTTTTAATATTGCAATTATTTTTTTAATTATTTTTTTTATTTTTAACTATTCTTTTTCAAATTTAAAATTTAGTTTTAATTGGGAAAACATATATAAATATAGAAATAAATTTATAATTGGTTTTGCAAATACTATAATTATTTCATTTTCTTCTTTGATATTGTCAATATTAATAGGATTTTTTTCAGCTATAGCCCAAATATCGAATATCACAATGATAAAATATATTTCAAAAGGATATGTAACAATAATAAGAGGAACACCTCTATTGGTTCAAATTTTAGTTTTTTTTTATATTATAGCAGATGCTTTTGGTATTCAAAATAGATATGTAGCAGGAGTTATTATTCTTTCAATGTTTTCGGGAGCCTATATTACTGAGATAATTAGAGGCGGGATAATTTCTATTAGCAATTCACAAAAAGAGACTATGAAAGCTTTAGGTTTTACTGAATACCAAAAATATAGATATATAATTATTCCACAAATTTTTAAAATTATTCTCCCTGCTCTTATTGGCCAATTAGCTTCACTTATTAAAGATTCTTCATTATTATCTATAATATCTATTTCAGAGTTTACTTTGAATGCTCAAGAAATTAATGCTTTTACTTTTTCTACTTTTGAAGCTTATATTCCTTTAGCTATTGGTTATTTTATTTTAACTTATATTATTAATATATTTGGTAAATTTATTGAAAAAAAATACAGTTTTGAACATTAA
- a CDS encoding ATP-binding cassette domain-containing protein produces the protein MQLKISNLKKCFDGKVVLENINLELLNFNSIAIIGPSGSGKSTLIRIIGGLLKPSSGNIYVNNSLVIWEEKYLINYRKKIGFVFQNYNLFPHLTAFKNVLLPLIKVHNIDNEEAYSITENLFKRFGLLQHKDKLPIMLSGGQQQRIAIIRAIAINPEFIILDEPTSALDPEYTSEVLDLINELKNENKKFIIVTHEIGFAKKVSDYMIFLNSGKIEELNRSKEFFENPYSDNLKKFLEKVLKY, from the coding sequence ATGCAACTTAAGATATCAAATTTAAAAAAATGCTTTGATGGAAAAGTTGTTCTTGAAAATATAAATTTAGAACTATTAAATTTTAATTCAATAGCAATTATTGGTCCTTCTGGCAGTGGTAAATCAACATTAATAAGAATTATTGGTGGTCTTTTAAAGCCTTCATCAGGTAATATATATGTTAATAATAGTTTAGTTATTTGGGAAGAAAAATATTTGATTAATTATAGAAAGAAAATTGGTTTTGTTTTTCAAAATTATAATCTTTTTCCTCATTTAACAGCATTTAAAAATGTTTTATTACCTCTTATTAAAGTTCATAATATTGATAATGAAGAAGCTTATAGTATTACAGAAAATTTGTTCAAAAGATTTGGGCTTTTACAACATAAAGATAAATTACCAATTATGTTATCTGGAGGTCAACAACAAAGGATTGCTATTATAAGAGCTATTGCTATAAACCCTGAATTTATTATATTAGATGAGCCTACCTCTGCTTTGGATCCGGAATATACTTCTGAAGTGCTTGATCTTATAAATGAATTAAAAAATGAAAATAAAAAGTTCATAATAGTTACTCATGAAATTGGTTTTGCAAAGAAAGTATCAGATTATATGATATTTTTGAATAGTGGAAAAATTGAAGAATTAAATAGATCAAAAGAATTTTTTGAAAACCCATATTCTGATAATTTGAAAAAGTTTTTAGAAAAAGTTTTAAAATATTAA
- a CDS encoding 6-phosphofructokinase, giving the protein MNKSVIILCGGGPAPGVNTVISTIAKVFLKEGYTVFGFHKGFETLFKDNPNYVIFNFDFADRIFDRGGSALIMSRYKPKEEEFKVDFFVKNNVKLLVTIGGDDTATSANKITKFLETNNYKIQNIHVPKTIDNDLPLPDKIPTFGYQSAKNEGVRIASTVYEDAKTSGNWFVVSSMGREAGHLAFGIGTACHYPMIIIPEMFNKTKITLDKIVKMMISSIIKRKIYNLNYGAVIISEGVFHFLDEEELKNSGIQFTYDAHGHPELGLVSKSHIFNILLQQKLKSLGIKIGSRPVEIGYEIRCTSPIAYDLKYCTLLGIGVKKLFDEGKTGCIVVVDNFGNIKPLYLKDISDENGKIITRMVDINLPEFKMVFNNMHYIKDDDYEKALKWLPNPEEYDLLKILNWTKKDIEF; this is encoded by the coding sequence ATGAATAAATCAGTTATTATTCTATGTGGTGGAGGTCCTGCTCCAGGAGTTAATACAGTCATATCAACAATAGCAAAAGTATTTTTAAAAGAAGGATATACTGTTTTTGGTTTTCATAAAGGGTTTGAAACACTTTTCAAAGATAATCCAAATTATGTAATTTTTAATTTTGACTTTGCAGATAGAATTTTTGATAGAGGTGGCTCAGCTTTAATAATGAGCAGATATAAACCTAAAGAAGAAGAATTTAAAGTTGACTTTTTTGTTAAAAACAATGTTAAATTGCTTGTAACAATAGGTGGAGATGACACTGCTACATCTGCAAATAAAATAACTAAATTTCTTGAAACAAATAATTACAAAATCCAAAATATTCATGTTCCAAAAACAATCGATAATGATTTGCCTTTACCTGATAAAATACCAACTTTTGGTTATCAAAGTGCAAAAAATGAAGGAGTAAGAATTGCCTCAACAGTTTACGAAGACGCAAAAACATCTGGAAATTGGTTTGTAGTTTCATCAATGGGTAGAGAAGCTGGACATCTTGCCTTTGGTATAGGAACAGCTTGTCACTATCCTATGATAATAATTCCAGAAATGTTTAATAAAACTAAAATAACTCTTGATAAAATAGTCAAAATGATGATCTCATCAATTATAAAAAGAAAAATATATAATCTTAACTATGGAGCTGTTATAATATCTGAAGGAGTTTTTCATTTCCTTGATGAAGAAGAATTAAAAAATTCTGGTATCCAATTTACATATGATGCTCATGGACATCCAGAGCTTGGTCTTGTTAGTAAATCTCACATTTTTAATATACTTCTACAACAAAAACTAAAATCTTTAGGAATTAAAATAGGTTCAAGACCTGTTGAAATTGGATATGAGATAAGATGTACAAGCCCAATAGCCTATGATTTAAAATATTGTACATTACTTGGAATTGGTGTAAAAAAATTATTTGATGAAGGTAAAACAGGATGTATTGTTGTTGTTGATAATTTTGGAAATATAAAACCTCTTTATCTTAAAGATATATCTGATGAAAATGGGAAAATTATAACTCGAATGGTTGACATTAATCTTCCAGAATTTAAAATGGTATTCAATAATATGCATTATATTAAAGATGATGATTATGAGAAAGCTTTAAAATGGTTGCCAAATCCAGAAGAATATGATCTATTAAAAATATTAAATTGGACTAAAAAAGATATAGAATTTTAA